The Thermoleophilum album genome includes a window with the following:
- a CDS encoding flagellar hook-basal body protein, with amino-acid sequence MERGLYIAASGMLAELVRQDLIANDIANLSTPGYKPDRASQRSFADVMLSNTRDGEAVGPLGLGSVIARRTTDFSPAPLRETGEPLDFAIEGEGFFAIRTPQGVRYTRNGQFQRAADGTLVDGLGNAVLGKDGAPVRVGGDGRVDPRRLATVRLDRPRKLGDGYVAGAVAGNGGAVRAGALEASATNPARAMVDMIASLRAYEASQRVITTIDQTLERTATQVAAVPGQ; translated from the coding sequence GTGGAGCGCGGGCTGTACATCGCCGCCTCGGGGATGCTCGCCGAGCTCGTTCGCCAGGACTTGATCGCGAACGACATCGCCAACCTCTCGACGCCCGGCTACAAGCCCGACCGAGCGTCCCAACGGAGCTTCGCCGACGTGATGCTGAGCAACACGCGCGACGGCGAGGCGGTCGGCCCGCTCGGCCTGGGATCGGTGATCGCCCGTCGCACCACCGACTTCTCGCCAGCGCCGCTGCGCGAGACCGGCGAGCCGCTGGACTTCGCGATCGAGGGCGAGGGGTTCTTTGCGATTCGCACGCCGCAAGGGGTGCGTTACACGCGCAACGGCCAGTTCCAGCGGGCCGCCGATGGCACGCTCGTCGACGGGCTCGGCAACGCGGTGCTCGGAAAGGACGGCGCGCCGGTGCGGGTGGGCGGCGATGGGCGGGTCGATCCGCGTAGGCTCGCAACCGTCCGGCTCGATCGTCCGCGCAAGCTCGGCGACGGCTACGTGGCGGGCGCGGTGGCCGGTAACGGCGGCGCCGTGCGCGCGGGGGCACTGGAGGCGTCGGCGACCAACCCCGCGCGGGCGATGGTCGACATGATCGCCTCGCTACGCGCCTACGAGGCGTCGCAGCGCGTGATCACCACGATCGACCAGACACTCGAGCGCACCGCCACCCAGGTGGCGGCGGTTCCGGGCCAGTAG
- a CDS encoding CocE/NonD family hydrolase, which produces MRRFVIALAASAALCLSIAAPLAAAEPRPFGHPCQPLAGVRFCPTLSDDARVPSFDGVPLDVDVTLPASGEGPFPTIVMLHGWGGNKAMFESSDPNARYSNVWFARRGFMVVNYSARGWGRSCGLPASRTPNCARGWTHLADQRYEIRDTQYLLGLLVDQGLAAPRALGVTGISYGGIQSLELAFLRDRLRLPSGRLVAWRSPRGKRLAIAGAWARWGTADLAGSLTVNGRLGDSPRAAAGLSGDPLGVPKQSYITALFGVAAGSALLAPKGADPTADLVAWKAITDAALETAAARALVRQLTRLHSAAGLATRRSAAPLLIQNGWTDDLFPALDGIYAYRLAGSGRRAFAALQLGDLGHPRAQNKLAQDDLFTRQGLAFFERFLQGRARRLRSGSVTAFAVTCPASAAPLGPVTAPSWERLARRAWRISSPAQAEVTSSGGDPALGTAINPLSTGACKELPVSSGPGEYVLERTVPRRFLVMGLPRVAANVRASGGRAYLAARLWAVRDGKMILVGRGALRLRPRQQGRVSFQLFGTAWQFAPGDRVRLELLGRDAPFLRPNDEEGFRVEVSKVRLSLPLAGR; this is translated from the coding sequence ATGCGCCGATTTGTGATCGCGCTCGCGGCGAGCGCAGCGCTTTGCCTTTCCATCGCCGCGCCGCTGGCGGCAGCGGAGCCGCGGCCGTTCGGTCACCCCTGTCAGCCGCTGGCGGGCGTGCGGTTCTGCCCGACCCTCAGCGACGACGCGCGCGTGCCGTCGTTCGACGGCGTCCCCCTGGACGTCGACGTGACGCTACCGGCGAGCGGCGAGGGGCCGTTCCCGACGATCGTGATGCTGCACGGCTGGGGTGGCAACAAAGCGATGTTCGAGTCGAGCGACCCCAATGCGCGCTACTCGAACGTCTGGTTCGCGCGTCGCGGCTTCATGGTCGTCAACTACTCGGCGCGCGGCTGGGGACGGTCGTGCGGTCTGCCGGCATCGCGCACGCCCAACTGTGCGCGCGGCTGGACGCACCTCGCCGACCAGCGCTACGAGATCCGCGACACCCAGTACCTCCTGGGACTGCTTGTCGATCAGGGTCTCGCCGCGCCCCGCGCACTGGGCGTGACCGGCATCTCCTACGGCGGCATCCAGAGCCTCGAGTTGGCCTTCCTGCGCGATCGCCTGCGGCTCCCGAGCGGTCGCCTCGTGGCCTGGCGCAGCCCGCGCGGCAAGCGCTTGGCGATCGCTGGGGCCTGGGCGCGCTGGGGCACCGCCGACCTCGCCGGATCGCTGACCGTCAACGGCCGCCTCGGTGACTCGCCGCGCGCCGCCGCCGGCCTCAGCGGCGATCCCCTGGGAGTGCCGAAACAGAGCTACATCACGGCCCTCTTCGGGGTCGCCGCGGGCAGCGCGCTGTTGGCGCCCAAGGGCGCCGATCCGACCGCCGATCTGGTCGCCTGGAAGGCGATCACCGACGCCGCTCTCGAAACCGCGGCCGCGCGCGCGTTGGTGCGACAGCTTACCCGGCTGCACTCCGCGGCCGGGCTCGCCACGCGGCGTTCGGCTGCGCCGCTCTTGATCCAGAACGGTTGGACCGACGACCTCTTCCCGGCGCTCGACGGTATCTACGCCTACCGCCTGGCGGGCTCCGGTCGCCGCGCCTTCGCGGCGCTGCAGCTCGGTGACCTCGGGCATCCGCGCGCACAAAACAAGCTCGCCCAGGACGATCTCTTCACGCGCCAGGGGCTCGCCTTCTTCGAGCGCTTCCTGCAGGGTCGAGCGCGGCGGCTGCGCAGCGGCAGCGTCACCGCCTTCGCGGTCACCTGTCCGGCCTCGGCAGCGCCGCTCGGGCCCGTCACAGCACCGAGTTGGGAGCGGCTGGCTCGGCGCGCCTGGCGCATCTCCTCGCCGGCGCAGGCGGAGGTCACGAGCAGCGGCGGCGACCCCGCGCTGGGGACCGCGATCAACCCCCTGTCGACCGGCGCCTGCAAGGAGCTGCCGGTGAGCTCCGGCCCCGGCGAGTACGTGCTCGAGCGCACGGTCCCGCGCCGCTTCTTGGTGATGGGTCTGCCGCGCGTCGCAGCGAACGTGCGGGCAAGTGGCGGCAGGGCCTACCTGGCGGCGCGCCTGTGGGCGGTTCGCGACGGCAAGATGATCCTCGTCGGGCGTGGCGCACTGCGCCTGCGACCCCGCCAGCAGGGCCGGGTGTCGTTCCAGCTGTTCGGGACCGCCTGGCAGTTCGCGCCCGGGGACCGTGTGCGGCTCGAGCTGCTGGGCCGCGACGCACCGTTCCTGCGCCCCAACGACGAGGAGGGCTTCCGCGTCGAGGTATCGAAGGTGCGCTTGTCGCTACCGCTGGCCGGTCGCTAG
- a CDS encoding flagellar hook-basal body protein — translation MLEGLYSGAAGMLAQQQRLDALANDIANVSTPGYRSLRVGFRDLLYRQDGPAALPGVEVGSGVAAVTTGRSAQPSALRETGEPLDLAIQGRGYLQVRRRDGSLALTRDGSFRVDARGELVTAAGDRLVPPLRLPAGTQPGSVRIAPDGLVTVGERRIGRIELVDVAAPEQLLPVGDNLFLPTRGSGPTTRVRDASLVQGALEQSNVDLGEAMVGLIEAQRAYQLASRVIQTHDQLLEIANGVRK, via the coding sequence ATGCTCGAAGGCCTGTACTCGGGCGCTGCCGGGATGCTCGCGCAGCAGCAGCGCTTAGACGCACTGGCCAACGACATCGCGAACGTCTCGACCCCGGGCTACCGCAGCCTGCGGGTGGGCTTTCGCGACCTCCTCTACCGGCAAGACGGCCCGGCCGCGCTTCCCGGCGTCGAGGTTGGAAGCGGTGTCGCCGCCGTCACAACCGGACGCAGCGCACAGCCGAGCGCCTTGCGCGAGACCGGCGAGCCGCTCGACCTCGCAATCCAGGGCCGCGGCTACCTTCAGGTCCGGCGGCGTGACGGTTCGTTGGCGCTCACGCGCGACGGCTCCTTCCGCGTCGATGCGCGCGGCGAGCTGGTGACCGCGGCGGGCGACCGCCTGGTACCCCCCTTGCGCCTGCCGGCGGGCACGCAACCGGGCTCGGTGCGCATCGCCCCCGACGGCCTCGTGACCGTCGGCGAGCGTCGGATCGGCCGCATCGAGCTGGTCGACGTCGCTGCGCCCGAGCAGCTCCTTCCGGTCGGCGACAACCTGTTCCTGCCGACGCGCGGCAGCGGGCCGACCACCCGGGTCCGCGACGCTTCGCTCGTGCAGGGCGCGCTCGAGCAGTCGAACGTCGACTTGGGCGAGGCGATGGTCGGCTTGATCGAGGCGCAGCGCGCATACCAGCTGGCGAGCCGCGTGATCCAAACCCACGATCAGCTGCTCGAGATCGCCAACGGGGTGCGCAAGTGA
- the flgN gene encoding flagellar export chaperone FlgN, giving the protein MISDRAPANGRQSVLSAPPRPVRAAATLGGRLNDHLERQLAAARRLLACVLEQGQAIRDRAVDRTVEAAAAIRNEVAARERLEEERALLLAEAGRELGVLPEQVTLERICALLPATEADQARRLSTELRGILAEISREHHTNRVLLRQELAFLEHLLRLAAGPQGAAYRPDGDPVAPAPTVQTVIDRRA; this is encoded by the coding sequence GTGATCAGCGATCGCGCACCCGCCAACGGCAGGCAAAGCGTGTTGAGCGCACCACCGCGACCGGTCAGGGCAGCGGCGACACTCGGTGGGCGGCTCAACGATCACCTCGAGCGGCAGCTAGCGGCCGCTCGGCGACTGCTCGCCTGCGTGCTCGAGCAGGGACAGGCGATCCGCGACCGCGCGGTCGACCGCACGGTCGAAGCGGCCGCCGCAATCCGCAACGAGGTGGCCGCGCGCGAGCGGCTCGAGGAGGAGCGTGCGCTGCTGCTCGCCGAGGCAGGTCGCGAGCTCGGGGTCTTGCCCGAACAGGTAACGCTCGAGCGGATCTGCGCGCTTTTGCCAGCTACTGAGGCCGATCAGGCGCGCCGCTTGTCGACCGAGCTGCGCGGCATCCTCGCCGAGATCTCGCGCGAACACCACACCAACCGCGTGTTGCTGCGCCAAGAGCTGGCCTTCCTGGAGCACCTGCTGCGCCTCGCAGCAGGCCCCCAAGGTGCCGCATACCGCCCGGATGGTGATCCCGTGGCACCCGCGCCAACCGTTCAGACGGTGATCGATCGGAGGGCCTAG
- the flgK gene encoding flagellar hook-associated protein FlgK, with amino-acid sequence MPTISTFLGLQTALRGLLAHQRALDVTSHNVSNANAAGYTRQEAVLGASLPLELMPVQTQTFGGAQLGTGVEVHEYRRLRDAFLDLQARASATSLGYSEARSTRLGQVEEALAEPSDNGINAGLAAFFDAWAKLANNPESTAARQAVLSQAAALAQTVRDLDARLAQIASDAQGELAQLTGAGGEVDRIAREIAQLNVAIARAVQLREQPNDLADRRDALIDRLAQLGRVQVQDDPARPGSVTISFGDAPSPLVTYDSVTWPQTLTAPDGRVGGLLAVASSGGTIDQYRAQLATFARNLADAVNTLHGTTFFSYTPGNEAATLAVAIASPSAVRAGSSGAAGANDVALAIAALRTQPGGPAEEYGRLVDRIANDARSVQNDVTRNSAIADAAEQRRQSVHGVSLDEEMAALIRFQRGYQASARALTTLDETLEVLINRTGRVGL; translated from the coding sequence ATGCCGACGATCTCCACCTTCCTCGGACTGCAAACAGCCCTGCGCGGCCTGCTGGCGCACCAGCGCGCGTTGGACGTGACCTCGCACAACGTCAGCAACGCCAACGCTGCCGGCTACACCCGCCAGGAGGCGGTACTCGGCGCTTCGCTGCCGTTGGAGCTGATGCCGGTGCAAACGCAGACGTTCGGTGGCGCGCAGCTCGGCACCGGCGTCGAGGTGCACGAGTACCGGCGCCTACGCGACGCCTTCCTCGACCTCCAAGCGCGCGCGTCGGCGACCAGTCTCGGCTACTCCGAGGCGCGCTCGACGCGCCTCGGTCAGGTCGAGGAGGCGCTTGCCGAGCCGTCCGACAACGGCATCAACGCCGGTCTTGCGGCGTTCTTCGATGCCTGGGCGAAGCTCGCGAACAACCCCGAGAGCACGGCTGCTCGACAAGCCGTTTTGTCGCAGGCGGCGGCGCTCGCTCAGACAGTTCGCGATCTCGACGCTCGCCTCGCGCAGATCGCCAGCGACGCCCAAGGGGAGCTTGCGCAGCTGACCGGCGCTGGCGGCGAGGTCGATCGCATCGCCCGCGAGATCGCGCAGCTGAACGTCGCGATCGCGCGAGCCGTGCAACTCCGCGAGCAGCCGAACGACCTCGCCGACCGGCGCGACGCGTTGATCGATCGACTCGCGCAGCTTGGTCGCGTGCAGGTGCAGGACGACCCCGCCCGCCCCGGCAGCGTCACGATTTCCTTCGGCGATGCGCCGTCACCGCTCGTCACCTACGACAGCGTGACTTGGCCGCAGACGCTTACCGCGCCCGACGGTCGCGTCGGCGGACTGCTGGCGGTGGCGAGCAGTGGCGGCACGATCGATCAGTACCGCGCACAGCTGGCAACTTTCGCGCGCAACCTCGCCGACGCCGTCAACACCCTGCACGGCACCACTTTCTTCAGCTACACGCCCGGCAACGAGGCAGCGACGCTGGCGGTCGCGATCGCCTCCCCGAGCGCCGTGCGCGCAGGCTCGAGCGGTGCGGCGGGTGCCAACGACGTGGCGCTGGCGATCGCCGCGCTGCGCACGCAACCCGGGGGGCCTGCCGAGGAGTACGGTCGACTGGTCGACCGCATCGCCAACGACGCGCGCAGCGTCCAAAACGACGTGACCCGCAACTCGGCGATCGCCGACGCTGCCGAGCAGCGCCGGCAGTCGGTGCACGGCGTTTCGCTCGACGAGGAGATGGCCGCACTGATCCGCTTTCAGCGCGGCTATCAGGCGTCGGCGCGCGCCTTGACGACGCTCGACGAGACGCTCGAAGTGCTGATCAACCGCACCGGGAGGGTCGGGCTGTGA
- the flgL gene encoding flagellar hook-associated protein FlgL, giving the protein MTTGRITESMLERSALGDLQRAVRRVADAQRRVSSGRDLVRPSDDPLRTARALAARNELALVRELRDNVRDASTWQDVADKALGNISDYLQRARELIVQGANDAVGQRGRDAIARELDEIIAAIKQEANASYAGRYVFAGTATQTRPYDPNGADTYAGDAGVIERAIGPGVRITVNVVRGGALLGQGQAANDGLILDTLRDAADQLRTGTPAALNALRTTTLQAVDRNLDELGRARAEVGATTQRLESADARLAELELSVGTLRSEAEDADMAKAITDLIAQQTAYQAALRAGANVLQTSLLDFLR; this is encoded by the coding sequence GTGACAACCGGCCGCATCACCGAGTCGATGCTTGAGCGCAGCGCTCTCGGCGACCTGCAGCGCGCGGTTCGCCGCGTCGCTGACGCCCAGCGGCGGGTCTCGTCGGGCCGTGACCTGGTGCGCCCCTCCGATGATCCGCTGCGTACTGCCCGGGCCTTGGCGGCACGCAACGAGCTGGCACTCGTGCGGGAGCTGCGCGACAACGTGCGCGACGCTTCGACCTGGCAGGACGTGGCCGACAAGGCGCTCGGCAACATCAGCGACTATCTGCAGCGGGCACGCGAGCTGATCGTCCAGGGCGCCAACGATGCCGTCGGTCAGCGCGGCCGCGACGCGATCGCGCGCGAGCTCGACGAGATCATCGCGGCGATCAAGCAGGAGGCGAACGCCAGCTACGCCGGTCGCTACGTGTTCGCGGGCACTGCCACGCAGACGCGTCCCTACGACCCCAATGGGGCGGACACCTACGCCGGCGACGCCGGCGTCATCGAGCGGGCGATTGGGCCGGGGGTGCGGATCACGGTGAACGTGGTGCGCGGCGGCGCCCTACTCGGTCAGGGGCAGGCGGCCAACGATGGCCTGATCCTCGACACCCTGCGCGACGCTGCCGATCAGCTGCGCACCGGCACGCCGGCAGCGCTCAACGCTCTGCGCACGACGACGCTGCAGGCGGTCGATCGCAACCTCGACGAGCTCGGTCGCGCGCGCGCCGAGGTCGGCGCGACCACCCAGCGGCTGGAGAGCGCCGACGCACGCCTAGCGGAGCTCGAGCTCTCGGTCGGCACGCTGCGCTCGGAAGCCGAGGACGCCGACATGGCGAAGGCGATCACCGACCTCATCGCCCAGCAGACCGCTTATCAGGCGGCGCTGCGCGCCGGCGCGAACGTTTTGCAGACCTCGCTACTCGACTTCCTGAGGTGA
- the fliW gene encoding flagellar assembly protein FliW: protein MTIISETTRFGRIEVPEEAVVDFPHGLVGFESRRFTLIARAEKAVFLWLQSLDEPALAVPVTNPWLFFPDFELIVGDDELERLGIDTDQLDVYVVVQASERLEDFRANLLAPIVIGGRRGWQVINESPTARLRAPLFGERAHQAA, encoded by the coding sequence ATGACGATCATCAGCGAGACCACCCGCTTCGGCAGGATCGAGGTGCCGGAGGAGGCGGTGGTCGACTTCCCACACGGACTGGTCGGGTTCGAAAGCCGCCGCTTCACCTTGATTGCGCGCGCCGAGAAGGCGGTGTTCTTGTGGTTGCAGTCGCTCGACGAGCCGGCGCTCGCGGTGCCGGTAACCAACCCCTGGCTGTTCTTCCCCGACTTCGAGTTGATCGTGGGCGACGACGAGCTCGAGCGGCTCGGAATCGACACCGACCAACTCGACGTCTACGTGGTGGTTCAGGCGAGCGAGCGGCTCGAGGACTTCAGGGCCAACCTGCTTGCGCCGATCGTGATCGGAGGACGCCGCGGTTGGCAGGTGATCAACGAATCGCCGACTGCGCGCCTGCGTGCCCCCCTGTTCGGCGAGCGCGCACACCAAGCCGCCTGA
- a CDS encoding carbon storage regulator: MLSITRRPGQRIVIGDDIVVEITEISGSTVRLSIDAPRSVRIYREEIWLEVKRANEEAARAGTDAVPEGGLDQVDRLHAKATSKE; the protein is encoded by the coding sequence ATGCTTTCCATCACACGCCGACCAGGCCAGCGGATCGTGATCGGCGACGACATCGTCGTCGAGATCACCGAGATCAGCGGGTCGACGGTGCGCCTCTCGATCGACGCACCGCGGTCGGTGCGGATCTACCGCGAGGAGATCTGGCTCGAGGTCAAACGCGCCAACGAGGAGGCAGCGCGTGCTGGTACCGACGCGGTGCCGGAGGGCGGCCTCGATCAGGTCGATCGACTTCACGCCAAGGCAACTAGCAAGGAGTAG
- a CDS encoding flagellin — protein MSLRIQNNVEALTAHRQLNSTTERLRKSMERLSSGYRINKAADDAAGLAISEKMRAQIRGLAQAQRNAQDAVSMVQTAESALSEVHEMLQRVRELAVQYHNGTLSAGNRASIQSEVDELYSEIQRIAQSSQFNGISLLAGNGSVTFQIGANDGEVISVSTLDLVGALGTAPFSLSVANTQDLTEIDTALDVVSSQRAQLGAVQNRLEHLLNSIAVYHENLVAAESRIRDLDMAQEAVELTKLQVLQQAGTAMLAQANQSNSSVLQLLRGG, from the coding sequence ATGTCGCTCAGAATCCAAAACAACGTCGAAGCGCTGACCGCGCATAGACAGCTCAACAGCACGACGGAGCGGCTCCGCAAGTCGATGGAGCGGCTCTCGTCCGGCTACCGCATCAACAAGGCGGCCGACGATGCCGCGGGGCTCGCGATCAGCGAGAAGATGCGCGCCCAGATTCGGGGCCTTGCCCAGGCTCAGCGCAACGCCCAGGATGCGGTCTCGATGGTGCAGACCGCTGAGAGCGCCCTGAGCGAGGTCCACGAGATGCTGCAGCGCGTGCGCGAGCTCGCGGTCCAGTACCACAACGGCACGCTCTCGGCGGGCAACCGCGCTTCGATCCAGTCCGAGGTCGATGAGCTGTACAGCGAGATCCAGCGGATCGCGCAGAGCTCGCAGTTCAACGGCATCTCACTGTTGGCCGGCAACGGCTCGGTGACGTTCCAGATCGGGGCTAACGACGGCGAAGTGATCTCAGTGTCGACGCTGGACCTGGTGGGGGCGCTCGGCACGGCCCCGTTCTCCTTGAGCGTCGCCAATACCCAGGACCTCACGGAGATCGACACGGCGCTCGACGTCGTGAGCTCGCAGCGAGCGCAGCTCGGTGCGGTGCAGAACCGGCTCGAGCATCTGCTGAACAGCATCGCGGTCTACCACGAGAACCTGGTGGCAGCAGAGTCGCGCATCCGCGATCTCGACATGGCGCAAGAGGCCGTGGAGCTGACCAAGCTGCAGGTCCTGCAGCAGGCCGGCACCGCGATGTTGGCCCAGGCAAACCAGTCGAACTCCTCGGTGCTGCAGCTGCTGCGCGGCGGCTAG
- a CDS encoding RluA family pseudouridine synthase has translation MSSERRDPEAITIEVRPEWGGDRLDRVLARLPAIASRARAQALIASGSVAVDGRVVRDKSYRVAPGTVITAELAAAPAEADEQPAPAPRLAYEDEHLLVIDKPPGVAVHGGAGVRVPTLDAWLRAHGAAGGDPSRPGVVHRLDRDTSGLLVVARSESAYRELARLIRERAVARHYLALVAGVPAATRAVIEAPIGRDRRRRVRMTIGGAGARAAVTRFEVRERHARSALLELALVTGRTHQIRAHLQAIGHPVAGDPTYGGQRLGAQLGLRRQFLHAARLAFPHPVSRQRIELASPLPPDLAQALEWARTLD, from the coding sequence ATGAGCAGCGAGCGGCGGGACCCTGAGGCGATCACCATCGAGGTCCGCCCGGAGTGGGGCGGGGACCGCCTCGACCGCGTCCTCGCTCGGCTACCCGCGATCGCTTCGCGCGCGCGTGCCCAAGCGTTGATCGCGAGCGGGTCGGTCGCCGTCGATGGGCGCGTCGTGCGCGACAAGTCGTACCGCGTCGCACCGGGGACGGTGATCACCGCCGAGCTCGCCGCGGCGCCTGCTGAAGCGGACGAACAGCCGGCGCCTGCGCCGCGCCTCGCCTACGAAGACGAGCACCTGCTGGTAATCGACAAGCCGCCGGGCGTCGCGGTCCACGGCGGCGCCGGCGTACGCGTGCCCACACTCGACGCCTGGCTGCGCGCCCACGGTGCGGCCGGCGGCGATCCCAGCCGGCCCGGCGTGGTGCATCGGTTGGATCGCGACACCTCAGGACTGCTGGTGGTCGCGCGCAGCGAATCGGCATACCGCGAGCTCGCACGACTGATTCGCGAGCGAGCGGTCGCGCGGCACTACCTGGCGCTCGTCGCCGGTGTCCCAGCCGCCACACGGGCCGTGATCGAAGCGCCGATCGGCCGCGATCGCCGGCGACGCGTACGGATGACGATCGGCGGGGCCGGCGCGCGCGCCGCCGTCACCCGTTTCGAAGTGCGCGAGCGGCACGCACGCAGCGCGCTGCTCGAACTCGCGCTGGTCACCGGCCGCACCCACCAGATCCGTGCGCACCTGCAAGCGATCGGCCACCCCGTCGCCGGCGACCCCACTTACGGCGGGCAGCGTCTCGGTGCGCAGCTCGGGCTGCGCCGCCAGTTTCTGCATGCCGCTCGTCTCGCCTTCCCGCACCCGGTGAGCCGTCAGCGGATCGAGCTCGCGTCGCCGCTGCCCCCGGACCTGGCGCAGGCGCTCGAGTGGGCGCGCACGCTCGACTAG
- the lspA gene encoding signal peptidase II: MAAACSGRKERAWARALAVAASVVLLDQASKQAAVELLANGRRVSLVPGLDLALTFNTGVAFGALRGFGDTIGWLVAVTLALLLVHFLRSASTPWLWLPVGAIVGGALSNLADRARVGAVIDFIDPVAWPAFNLADSAIVLGVAGLVLIGERAAKRAARADEQRAAGP, translated from the coding sequence GTGGCTGCGGCTTGCTCGGGCCGCAAGGAGCGCGCTTGGGCGCGTGCGCTAGCGGTAGCGGCGTCCGTCGTTTTGCTCGATCAAGCCTCCAAGCAGGCGGCGGTCGAGCTTCTGGCGAACGGGCGGCGGGTTTCGCTCGTGCCCGGACTCGACCTCGCCTTGACCTTCAACACCGGGGTTGCATTCGGCGCTTTGCGGGGGTTCGGCGACACGATCGGCTGGCTGGTCGCGGTCACGCTCGCGCTGCTGCTCGTCCACTTCCTGCGCAGCGCGTCGACACCGTGGTTGTGGCTGCCGGTCGGCGCGATCGTCGGCGGCGCGCTCAGCAACCTTGCGGATCGGGCGCGCGTCGGCGCGGTGATCGATTTCATCGACCCGGTCGCGTGGCCCGCCTTCAACCTCGCCGACAGCGCGATCGTGCTGGGAGTAGCGGGGCTTGTGTTGATCGGCGAACGGGCTGCGAAGCGTGCGGCACGAGCCGATGAGCAGCGAGCGGCGGGACCCTGA
- a CDS encoding YggT family protein: protein MIEVALTRFDVARYLETLLYLYVLLIFVRVLLSWVPRLPYNRLLRAVVQFVYDVTEPYLALFRRLVPMLRLGPAGLDLSPMVATIVLIFVGNLLVAIVRG, encoded by the coding sequence ATGATCGAGGTCGCGCTAACGCGTTTCGATGTTGCGCGCTACCTCGAGACGCTGCTCTACCTGTACGTCCTCTTGATCTTCGTGCGCGTGCTGCTGTCCTGGGTGCCTCGCTTGCCCTACAACAGGCTGCTGCGGGCGGTCGTGCAGTTCGTGTACGACGTGACCGAGCCGTACCTGGCGCTGTTCCGTCGGCTTGTGCCGATGCTGCGACTCGGTCCGGCTGGCCTCGACCTGAGCCCGATGGTCGCGACGATCGTGCTGATCTTCGTCGGCAACCTGCTGGTCGCGATCGTGCGCGGTTAG
- the proC gene encoding pyrroline-5-carboxylate reductase has protein sequence MRIGLIGAGNMASALARGLGQPLLVHDPQRERAEALVAQLGGEVCASNRELAERAELVFLCCKPAQLEAVAPELRGVARAVASVLAMTPLDRLEQAIGPPTALYRLMPNLPVAVGRGVIAYVPGPRAEEGPAQQLLALLARAGRVVEIEEQQLDALMALASCGPAFVARFLDELARAGARLGLAPELARELAMATAGGTVAYLEQTGLTPTELERQVATPGGATERGLAELDRLGLQEAVAAALARAAGVGVESR, from the coding sequence ATGCGGATCGGCCTGATCGGTGCGGGCAACATGGCGAGCGCGCTGGCGCGCGGGCTCGGCCAACCACTGCTCGTGCATGATCCCCAGCGCGAGCGCGCCGAGGCGCTGGTCGCGCAGCTTGGGGGCGAGGTTTGCGCGTCCAATCGCGAGCTAGCGGAACGCGCGGAGCTGGTCTTTCTGTGCTGCAAGCCGGCGCAGCTGGAGGCCGTGGCGCCGGAGCTGCGCGGCGTCGCCCGCGCCGTCGCGTCGGTGCTAGCGATGACGCCGCTCGATCGGCTCGAACAGGCGATTGGTCCGCCGACCGCCCTCTACCGACTGATGCCGAACCTTCCAGTGGCCGTCGGCCGGGGTGTAATCGCATACGTTCCAGGACCACGCGCTGAGGAGGGGCCCGCGCAACAGCTCCTCGCCCTGCTGGCCCGGGCTGGGCGAGTGGTGGAGATCGAAGAGCAGCAGCTCGACGCGCTGATGGCGCTGGCTAGCTGCGGCCCCGCTTTCGTGGCGCGGTTCCTCGACGAGTTGGCGAGGGCCGGCGCGCGGCTCGGACTCGCGCCGGAGCTGGCCCGCGAGCTGGCGATGGCGACGGCGGGCGGCACTGTCGCGTACCTCGAGCAGACCGGCCTCACGCCAACCGAGCTAGAGCGGCAGGTAGCGACTCCTGGTGGCGCGACCGAGCGGGGTTTGGCCGAGCTTGACCGCCTCGGCTTGCAGGAGGCGGTCGCCGCAGCGCTTGCGCGGGCCGCGGGAGTGGGGGTGGAGAGCCGATGA